One stretch of Bosea vaviloviae DNA includes these proteins:
- a CDS encoding YraN family protein — translation MNPSSRRPKARTAATTGRKAEWLALIYLSMKGYRLLARRFGGKGGEIDLIVKRGRTIAFVEVKARGALEDALSAITPQKHRLVEARIRQWLAQNPWAMEHHLRADAVFLAPRHWPRHVLGVFELVL, via the coding sequence ATGAATCCGTCTAGCCGCCGGCCGAAGGCTCGGACTGCCGCGACAACCGGGCGCAAGGCTGAATGGCTCGCGCTGATCTATCTCTCAATGAAGGGCTACCGGCTGCTGGCGCGGCGCTTCGGCGGCAAGGGCGGCGAGATCGACCTCATCGTCAAGCGCGGCCGCACCATCGCCTTCGTCGAGGTCAAGGCGCGCGGCGCGCTGGAGGATGCGCTCAGTGCCATCACGCCGCAGAAGCACCGGCTCGTCGAGGCGCGGATCCGGCAATGGCTTGCGCAAAACCCCTGGGCGATGGAGCATCATTTGCGGGCCGACGCGGTCTTTCTCGCGCCCCGGCATTGGCCGCGCCATGTACTGGGCGTGTTCGAACTTGTCTTGTGA
- the rsmI gene encoding 16S rRNA (cytidine(1402)-2'-O)-methyltransferase yields the protein MSTQPSTPRSPSYTAFGLKAEAEPLAPGLHIVATPIGNLRDISFRALATLAAADAVLAEDTRTSKTLLAHYGISTPLLPYHEHNAALMRPKVLAKLREGGRLALISDAGTPLVSDPGYKLVADVVAEGLAVTGIPGPSAVLAALVLAGLPTDRFFFEGFLPPKAAARRGRLTELAAIPGTLVFFESPRRLAEMLGDAAAVLGARPAAVARELTKYYENVRRGSLAELASHYDSEEEARGEIVVIIGPPGAEELAPAGDVIDERLRAALADVSLKEAVAQVAAQTGQPRRKIYARALELTREEP from the coding sequence ATGTCGACCCAACCCTCCACACCCCGCTCTCCCAGCTACACCGCCTTCGGGCTCAAGGCCGAGGCCGAGCCGCTCGCGCCCGGGCTGCACATCGTCGCGACGCCGATCGGCAATCTGCGCGACATTTCCTTCCGCGCCCTGGCGACGCTTGCTGCGGCCGATGCGGTGCTCGCCGAAGACACCCGGACCTCGAAGACGCTGCTGGCGCATTACGGCATCTCGACACCGTTGTTGCCCTATCACGAGCACAACGCCGCGCTGATGCGCCCAAAAGTGCTGGCGAAGCTGCGCGAGGGCGGCCGGCTCGCCTTGATCTCGGATGCGGGCACGCCGCTGGTCTCCGACCCCGGCTACAAGCTCGTCGCCGATGTCGTGGCGGAAGGCTTAGCCGTGACCGGCATCCCCGGCCCCTCCGCCGTACTGGCGGCGCTGGTGCTGGCGGGGCTGCCGACCGACCGCTTCTTCTTCGAGGGCTTCCTGCCGCCCAAGGCCGCGGCGCGGCGCGGGCGCCTGACCGAGCTCGCCGCGATTCCCGGCACGCTGGTCTTCTTCGAATCGCCGCGCCGTCTCGCCGAGATGCTGGGCGACGCCGCCGCCGTGCTCGGCGCGAGGCCCGCCGCCGTGGCGCGCGAACTGACCAAATATTACGAGAATGTCCGGCGCGGCTCGCTCGCCGAACTCGCCAGCCACTATGACAGCGAGGAGGAGGCGCGCGGCGAGATCGTCGTCATCATCGGCCCGCCCGGGGCCGAGGAGCTGGCGCCGGCCGGCGACGTCATCGACGAAAGACTGCGCGCCGCGCTCGCCGATGTCTCGCTGAAGGAAGCGGTGGCGCAGGTCGCCGCGCAGACCGGTCAGCCGCGCCGCAAGATCTACGCCCGCGCGCTCGAGCTGACCCGCGAGGAGCCTTGA
- a CDS encoding penicillin-binding protein activator: MLRPWHLAPILSLRIPALAVFASLALAACSGGPSGMPGFDTGSPGTAQGQPASSGQTIGNGKVKVGLILPLTAEGQGAVVGNSLRNAAEMALAEFPGADLTLLVKDDRGTPEGAQAGTQEALREGAELIIGPLFAPSVQAAAQVARSANRPVMAFSSDSNVATRGVYLLSFPPENDVNRVIAYASAQGKKSFAALVPDTAYGKVVEAAFQQAVADRGARTVAIERFSGDANSMRAAVGRLAPSLPQADALFVPAAADTMPALGLALQQGGFDPTKVKPLGTGVWNDGAVARVPAIQGGWFASPDTAGFNAFAGRYQQRFNSAPTRTATLAYDAVSLAAALARTQGSQRFSEAVLANASGFAGADGVFRFRPDGQNERGLAVLELRNGQIVTVNAAPRDLGPRTQ, from the coding sequence GTGTTGCGCCCCTGGCACCTCGCTCCGATCTTGTCTCTGCGCATCCCGGCGCTGGCGGTCTTCGCCTCGCTCGCGCTCGCCGCCTGCAGCGGTGGCCCCTCCGGCATGCCGGGCTTCGACACGGGCTCTCCGGGAACAGCCCAGGGCCAGCCGGCGAGCTCCGGCCAGACGATCGGCAATGGCAAGGTCAAGGTCGGCCTCATCCTGCCGCTGACGGCGGAAGGGCAGGGCGCCGTGGTCGGCAATTCGCTGCGCAACGCGGCCGAGATGGCGCTTGCCGAATTCCCCGGCGCCGACCTGACATTGCTGGTCAAGGATGATCGTGGCACGCCGGAGGGGGCGCAGGCGGGAACCCAGGAGGCGCTGCGCGAGGGCGCGGAGCTGATCATCGGCCCGCTCTTCGCGCCTTCCGTCCAGGCTGCGGCGCAGGTCGCGCGCTCTGCCAACCGCCCGGTCATGGCCTTCTCCAGCGACAGCAATGTCGCGACGCGTGGCGTCTATCTGCTCTCCTTCCCGCCCGAGAACGACGTCAATCGCGTCATCGCCTACGCCTCGGCGCAAGGTAAGAAATCCTTCGCCGCGCTGGTGCCGGACACCGCCTATGGCAAGGTCGTCGAGGCCGCCTTCCAGCAGGCCGTCGCCGATCGCGGCGCGCGCACTGTGGCTATCGAGCGCTTCAGCGGCGACGCCAACAGCATGCGCGCGGCGGTCGGCAGGCTTGCTCCGTCGCTGCCGCAGGCCGACGCGCTGTTCGTGCCGGCTGCCGCCGACACCATGCCGGCGCTCGGCCTCGCCTTGCAGCAGGGCGGTTTCGATCCGACCAAGGTCAAGCCGCTTGGCACCGGCGTCTGGAACGACGGCGCCGTTGCGCGCGTTCCGGCGATCCAGGGCGGCTGGTTCGCCTCGCCCGACACGGCCGGCTTCAACGCCTTTGCCGGGCGCTACCAGCAGCGCTTCAACAGCGCCCCGACCCGCACCGCGACCCTGGCCTATGACGCGGTCTCACTGGCTGCCGCGCTTGCCCGTACGCAAGGGTCACAGCGCTTCTCGGAAGCCGTGCTGGCCAACGCCTCGGGTTTTGCGGGCGCCGACGGCGTCTTCCGCTTCCGTCCCGATGGCCAGAACGAGCGCGGGCTGGCGGTGCTGGAGCTGCGCAACGGCCAGATCGTCACGGTCAACGCCGCCCCGCGCGATCTCGGGCCGAGGACGCAGTAA
- a CDS encoding HigA family addiction module antitoxin: protein MDDETAPPQSYRLKNPAHPGSFLKTEIIEPAGLSVTAAATALGVTRPALSALINARAALSPDMALRFEKAFGLSMDTLMRMQNSYDIAQARKRADTIDVKPFTPAPKAA from the coding sequence ATGGATGACGAGACCGCACCTCCGCAGAGCTATCGCCTGAAGAACCCCGCTCATCCCGGCAGCTTCCTGAAGACCGAGATCATCGAGCCGGCAGGTTTGTCAGTGACCGCAGCCGCCACCGCGCTCGGCGTGACGCGTCCGGCGCTATCTGCGCTGATCAACGCCCGTGCCGCCTTGTCTCCCGACATGGCGTTGCGGTTCGAGAAGGCCTTCGGCTTGTCGATGGACACATTGATGCGCATGCAGAACAGCTACGACATCGCGCAAGCCCGCAAGCGGGCCGACACCATCGACGTCAAGCCGTTCACGCCCGCGCCGAAAGCGGCCTGA
- a CDS encoding type II toxin-antitoxin system RelE/ParE family toxin — translation MRIRNVRHKGLRRLVENDDVSGLQPQAVDKLRKMISFLQDMDHQDELRSVPTWKAHLLTGDRKGVWSLFVTKNWRMTFRIEQTEIEIIDLDHEDYH, via the coding sequence ATGCGTATCCGGAACGTCAGGCACAAGGGACTCCGGCGCCTCGTCGAAAACGACGATGTATCTGGGCTTCAGCCGCAGGCCGTCGATAAGCTTCGGAAGATGATCTCATTCCTGCAGGACATGGACCATCAGGACGAATTGCGCTCCGTACCCACTTGGAAGGCGCATCTGCTGACGGGCGATAGGAAAGGCGTCTGGAGCCTGTTCGTGACGAAGAACTGGCGCATGACCTTCCGGATAGAGCAGACGGAGATCGAGATCATCGATCTCGACCATGAGGATTATCATTGA
- the hemW gene encoding radical SAM family heme chaperone HemW — protein sequence MTNTAALTERPGAILHPTADAGFAVYVHWPFCLAKCPYCDFNSHVRHAPPDQARYVAAFRREIAHRAELTPGRTVSSIFFGGGTPSLMEGRTVGAILDAIGEHWAVDPHCEVSLEANPTSVEAGRFQDFRAAGVNRVSLGVQALNDTDLKALGRMHSTQEALDAVAIARKYFERYSFDLIYARSVGQTPALWRAELELAISHAAEHLSLYQLTIEPDTAFERLFKAGKLAIPDHEAGAALYEVTQEITAKHGMPVYEISNHAKPGAECRHNLVYWRYGEYAGIGPGAHGRLVTAQGRMAHSTEKSPEAWLSRVEAEGHALVEDELLNAEAQGDEYLLMGLRLVEGIDPAVFKALSGRSLREPRVTSLILDGLLTRKPGGKLAATPDGALLLNALVADLAA from the coding sequence ATGACCAATACGGCCGCCCTCACCGAGCGGCCCGGCGCGATCCTGCATCCCACCGCGGATGCCGGTTTCGCGGTCTATGTGCATTGGCCGTTCTGCCTGGCCAAATGCCCCTATTGCGACTTCAACTCCCATGTCCGGCATGCACCGCCCGACCAGGCACGCTATGTCGCGGCCTTCCGGCGTGAGATCGCCCATCGTGCAGAGCTCACGCCCGGCCGCACCGTCTCCTCGATCTTCTTCGGCGGCGGCACGCCCTCACTGATGGAGGGCCGCACGGTCGGTGCGATCCTCGACGCGATCGGAGAGCATTGGGCCGTCGATCCCCATTGCGAGGTCTCGCTGGAGGCCAACCCGACCAGCGTCGAGGCCGGGCGCTTCCAGGATTTTCGCGCCGCCGGCGTCAACCGCGTTTCGCTCGGTGTGCAGGCGCTGAACGACACCGACCTCAAGGCGCTCGGCCGGATGCATTCGACGCAGGAGGCCTTGGATGCTGTCGCGATCGCGCGCAAATATTTCGAGCGCTACTCCTTCGACCTGATCTATGCCCGTTCGGTCGGGCAGACGCCGGCCTTGTGGCGCGCCGAGCTCGAACTCGCGATCAGCCATGCAGCCGAGCATCTCTCGCTCTACCAGCTCACCATAGAGCCCGACACAGCCTTCGAGCGGCTGTTCAAGGCCGGGAAGCTCGCGATCCCCGATCACGAGGCGGGAGCAGCGCTCTACGAAGTCACGCAGGAGATCACGGCCAAGCATGGCATGCCGGTCTACGAGATCTCGAACCACGCCAAACCCGGCGCCGAATGCCGGCACAACCTGGTCTATTGGCGCTATGGCGAATATGCCGGCATCGGGCCCGGCGCGCATGGCCGATTGGTGACGGCGCAGGGCCGCATGGCGCATTCGACCGAAAAGAGCCCGGAAGCCTGGCTGAGCCGCGTCGAGGCGGAAGGGCATGCGCTGGTCGAGGACGAATTGCTGAACGCCGAAGCCCAGGGCGACGAGTACCTGCTGATGGGGCTGAGGCTGGTCGAGGGCATCGACCCGGCCGTGTTCAAGGCCCTGTCCGGGCGGAGTTTGCGCGAACCCCGCGTCACCAGCCTGATCCTGGATGGGCTGCTGACCCGAAAGCCCGGCGGCAAGCTCGCAGCGACGCCCGATGGCGCATTGCTGCTCAATGCGCTGGTGGCTGATCTGGCGGCGTGA
- the rdgB gene encoding RdgB/HAM1 family non-canonical purine NTP pyrophosphatase: MTTHRLLAGKVVIATHNQGKLREMRDLLGPYGIELVSAGELGLPEPVEDGMMFSENAAIKAVAATKASGLPALSDDSGICIDALDGAPGLFSANWAGPGKDFAPALARVQVELSKRDATTPDKRRAHFVSALVIAWPDGHQELFEGRVFGEIVDAPRGLGGFGYDPIFRPDGHAKTFGEMTTHEKHGIPEDGSAGLSHRARAFHELAAACLRKPS; this comes from the coding sequence ATGACGACGCATCGCCTCCTCGCCGGCAAGGTCGTGATCGCGACCCATAACCAGGGCAAATTGCGCGAGATGCGCGATTTGCTCGGGCCTTACGGCATCGAGCTGGTCTCAGCCGGCGAGCTCGGCCTGCCCGAGCCGGTCGAGGACGGCATGATGTTTTCCGAGAACGCCGCGATCAAGGCCGTCGCCGCGACCAAGGCCTCCGGCCTGCCGGCGCTCTCCGATGATTCCGGCATCTGCATCGATGCGCTCGACGGCGCGCCGGGCCTGTTCTCTGCCAATTGGGCCGGTCCGGGCAAAGACTTCGCCCCGGCGCTCGCCCGCGTACAAGTCGAGCTGTCCAAGCGCGATGCGACCACGCCCGACAAGCGCCGGGCACATTTCGTCTCGGCGCTGGTGATCGCCTGGCCCGACGGGCATCAGGAACTGTTCGAGGGCCGTGTTTTCGGCGAGATCGTCGATGCACCGCGCGGGCTCGGCGGCTTCGGCTATGACCCGATCTTCCGGCCGGACGGCCACGCCAAGACCTTCGGCGAAATGACCACGCACGAAAAGCACGGCATTCCCGAGGATGGTTCGGCCGGGCTCTCACATCGCGCGCGCGCCTTCCACGAACTCGCCGCCGCCTGCCTGAGGAAGCCATCATGA
- the rph gene encoding ribonuclease PH, with the protein MRPSKRAADEMRKVTLERGVVRYAEGSCMVTFGETRVLCAATVEEKGPPWLRGTGKGWVTAEYAMLPRATHERNRREVTSGKPSGRTQEIQRLVGRSLRAVVDLTAIGERQIVVDCDVLQADGGTRTASITGAWVALHDALKWMEGRSMLKGSNPLKDHVAAISCGIVAGNPVLDLDYIEDSGAQTDANFVITGGGGLVEVQGTAEGAPFSEEELLALLKLAKGGVSKLVALQKAAVA; encoded by the coding sequence ATGCGACCCTCCAAACGCGCGGCCGACGAAATGCGCAAGGTCACGCTCGAACGCGGCGTGGTGCGCTATGCCGAGGGCTCCTGCATGGTCACCTTCGGCGAAACCCGGGTGCTCTGCGCCGCAACGGTGGAAGAAAAGGGTCCGCCCTGGCTGCGCGGCACCGGCAAGGGCTGGGTCACCGCCGAATATGCGATGCTGCCGCGCGCGACGCATGAGCGCAATCGCCGTGAGGTCACCTCCGGCAAGCCGTCGGGCCGCACACAGGAAATCCAGCGCCTGGTCGGGCGCTCGCTTCGCGCCGTGGTCGACCTGACCGCGATCGGCGAGCGCCAGATCGTGGTCGATTGCGACGTGCTCCAGGCCGATGGCGGCACCCGCACGGCCTCGATCACCGGGGCGTGGGTCGCGCTGCATGACGCACTGAAATGGATGGAGGGCCGCTCGATGCTGAAGGGCTCCAACCCGCTCAAGGACCATGTCGCAGCGATTTCCTGCGGAATCGTCGCCGGCAATCCGGTGCTCGATCTCGATTATATCGAGGATTCCGGCGCGCAGACCGATGCGAATTTCGTCATCACCGGCGGCGGCGGCCTTGTGGAAGTGCAGGGAACGGCCGAAGGCGCGCCCTTCTCGGAGGAGGAGCTCCTGGCCCTGCTCAAGCTCGCCAAGGGCGGCGTGAGCAAGCTCGTGGCGCTGCAGAAGGCGGCGGTGGCGTAA
- the hrcA gene encoding heat-inducible transcriptional repressor HrcA: MRPESPGGLIETDQRSREIFRQIIDGYLTTGEPVGSRNIARLLPMTLSPATVRNVMTDLELAGLIYAPHTSAGRLPTERGLRFFVDAMMEVGNLTSDERTRIEAQMKAAATNRTLDATLTEASALLSGLSRGAGVVVTTKANARLKHIEFVRLDPARALVVLVADDGTVENRLLALPPGLPASALTEAANFLNARIMGKTLGDLRREIAEHRAEMESELDALTAKLVESGIATSSGPSTDRHLIVRGQANLLEDLKAQEDLERIRLLFGDLETQTDVIDLLSRAEAGDGVRIFIGSENKLFSMSGSSMVAAPFRDAEQRIVGVVGIIGPTRLNYARIVPMVDYTAKVVGRLLDSGR, translated from the coding sequence ATGCGCCCTGAATCCCCCGGCGGCCTGATCGAGACCGATCAGCGCTCGCGCGAGATTTTCCGTCAGATCATCGACGGCTACCTCACCACCGGGGAGCCGGTCGGCTCGCGCAACATCGCCCGCCTGCTGCCGATGACGCTGTCGCCCGCGACTGTGCGCAACGTCATGACCGATCTCGAACTCGCCGGGTTGATCTACGCACCGCATACCTCTGCGGGGCGCCTGCCCACGGAAAGAGGCCTGCGCTTCTTCGTCGATGCGATGATGGAGGTCGGCAATCTCACCTCCGACGAGCGCACCCGCATCGAGGCGCAGATGAAGGCGGCCGCCACCAATCGCACGCTGGATGCGACGCTGACAGAGGCCTCGGCCCTGCTCTCGGGTCTCTCGCGCGGCGCCGGCGTCGTCGTCACCACCAAGGCCAATGCCCGCCTCAAGCATATCGAATTCGTCCGGCTCGATCCCGCTCGTGCGCTCGTCGTGCTGGTGGCCGATGACGGCACGGTCGAGAACCGGCTGCTTGCCTTGCCGCCCGGCCTGCCGGCCTCGGCGCTGACGGAGGCCGCGAATTTCCTCAACGCCCGCATCATGGGCAAGACGCTGGGCGATCTGCGCCGTGAGATCGCCGAGCATCGCGCTGAGATGGAAAGCGAGCTCGATGCGCTGACCGCCAAGCTCGTCGAGAGCGGGATCGCGACCTCGTCGGGTCCCTCGACCGACCGCCATCTGATCGTGCGCGGCCAGGCCAATCTGCTGGAGGATCTGAAGGCGCAGGAGGATCTCGAGCGCATCCGCCTGCTCTTCGGCGATCTCGAGACGCAGACCGATGTCATCGATCTGCTTTCCCGAGCCGAGGCCGGCGATGGCGTGCGCATCTTCATCGGCTCCGAGAACAAACTGTTCTCGATGTCGGGCTCCTCGATGGTGGCCGCACCCTTCCGTGACGCGGAGCAGCGCATCGTCGGCGTCGTCGGCATCATCGGCCCGACGCGGCTGAACTATGCCCGCATCGTGCCGATGGTGGACTATACCGCCAAGGTGGTCGGGCGCCTGCTCGACAGCGGACGGTGA
- a CDS encoding ankyrin repeat domain-containing protein → MISPAAAAGPALIDAAAAGRTDEVARLIVAGAPLEAQDAQGRSALLLAVAGNHVATAKALLDAGASPNTQAANRDTPWLLAGALGRAEIIAVMLPRKPDLTIRNRYGGNALIPACERGHVEAVKLLLTSGIDLDHVNDLGWTCLLEIVILGDGGPRHQQVAKLVLDAGANPNLADKDGVSPLAHARQRGQRAVAALIEQAGGG, encoded by the coding sequence ATGATCAGTCCCGCCGCTGCTGCAGGGCCTGCATTGATCGATGCCGCAGCCGCAGGACGCACCGACGAGGTGGCTCGGCTCATCGTGGCCGGCGCTCCGCTCGAAGCCCAGGATGCGCAGGGTCGCTCCGCCCTTCTGCTGGCCGTTGCCGGAAACCATGTCGCGACCGCCAAGGCCTTGCTCGATGCCGGTGCGAGCCCGAATACGCAGGCCGCCAATCGCGACACGCCCTGGCTCCTGGCCGGGGCGTTGGGACGTGCCGAGATCATAGCAGTGATGCTGCCGCGCAAGCCCGACCTGACGATCCGCAACCGCTATGGTGGCAACGCCCTGATTCCTGCCTGCGAGCGCGGCCATGTCGAGGCCGTGAAGCTGCTGCTGACCAGCGGCATCGACCTCGATCACGTCAATGATCTCGGCTGGACCTGCCTGCTGGAAATCGTGATCCTCGGTGATGGCGGCCCGCGCCATCAGCAGGTGGCAAAGCTCGTGCTCGATGCCGGCGCCAATCCCAATCTCGCCGACAAGGATGGCGTGTCGCCGCTCGCCCATGCCCGCCAGAGGGGCCAGCGTGCGGTGGCGGCGCTTATCGAGCAGGCCGGCGGCGGCTGA
- a CDS encoding DUF3297 family protein — MTDTLPDRLSSNPNSPHYNEELLARDIGVRFKGVDKTNVEEYCVSEGWVRLTAGNAKDRFGNPMTVKLKGEVEPYFRQAE, encoded by the coding sequence ATGACCGACACGCTCCCCGACCGTCTCTCCTCGAACCCCAACAGCCCGCATTACAATGAGGAGCTGCTCGCCCGCGACATCGGCGTGCGCTTCAAGGGCGTCGATAAGACCAATGTCGAGGAGTATTGCGTCAGCGAGGGCTGGGTGCGCCTCACCGCCGGCAATGCCAAGGACCGCTTCGGCAATCCGATGACGGTGAAGCTCAAGGGCGAGGTCGAGCCCTATTTCCGCCAAGCTGAGTAA
- a CDS encoding DUF1772 domain-containing protein — protein MENTAARFVTARFAGPATLALAALFTGAALYILVAEQPARLSLDAPALLRQWQVSIGPATRMQASLVVLTAAAGFLSWRATGRRLWLFGMAAILANLPLTLIAIAPINSALQALPLDQADTVSRALIARWGELHSIRAGLGILATGLFAWALSRRD, from the coding sequence ATGGAGAACACCGCTGCGCGGTTCGTGACCGCCCGTTTCGCCGGCCCCGCCACCCTCGCGCTGGCTGCCCTGTTCACGGGTGCTGCGCTTTACATCCTCGTCGCGGAGCAACCGGCACGCCTGTCGCTCGACGCGCCTGCCTTGCTGCGGCAATGGCAGGTCTCGATCGGACCGGCGACGCGCATGCAGGCCTCGCTCGTCGTCTTGACGGCGGCGGCTGGCTTTTTGTCCTGGCGCGCAACAGGCCGCCGGCTCTGGCTGTTCGGCATGGCCGCCATATTGGCGAACCTGCCGCTTACCCTGATCGCGATTGCTCCGATCAACAGCGCGTTGCAGGCGCTGCCGCTCGATCAGGCCGACACGGTGAGCCGGGCGCTGATCGCGCGCTGGGGCGAACTGCACAGCATTCGCGCCGGGCTTGGCATACTGGCGACCGGCCTGTTCGCATGGGCCTTGTCGCGGCGCGACTGA
- a CDS encoding MarR family winged helix-turn-helix transcriptional regulator — MTAFKTRSAGYLANHMARSFARALADAIRPLGLAPAQFMVLLELWREDGVTQKDLVQRLDVEQATMASTLARMERDRLIERRPDPLDARARTIHLTAHARALEVAAVGKARQINRQALAGFSDDERERMLDGMASIIAALSATESGSEN, encoded by the coding sequence ATGACGGCGTTCAAGACCCGATCTGCAGGCTACCTCGCGAACCATATGGCGCGCAGCTTCGCCAGGGCGCTCGCCGATGCGATCCGCCCGCTGGGCCTGGCGCCGGCTCAGTTCATGGTCCTGCTCGAGCTCTGGCGCGAGGATGGCGTGACGCAGAAGGATCTGGTCCAACGCCTCGATGTCGAACAGGCGACAATGGCCAGCACGCTTGCGCGCATGGAACGAGACCGGCTGATCGAGCGACGGCCTGATCCCCTGGATGCGCGTGCGCGCACCATCCATCTCACCGCCCATGCGCGCGCGCTGGAGGTTGCGGCCGTTGGCAAGGCGCGTCAGATCAACCGGCAGGCGCTGGCCGGCTTCAGCGATGACGAGCGCGAGCGGATGCTCGACGGCATGGCGAGCATCATCGCCGCGTTATCGGCAACTGAAAGCGGCTCTGAGAATTAG
- a CDS encoding GNAT family N-acetyltransferase: protein MPVDAIVIETLTPEAASNAIPALVEILRDSVANGASVGFMAWNTPEDYRGFWTGVIDEVGAGRTVLLIAKLAGEIVGTAQLHLIGKPNQPHRAEIAKVLVHSCARRQGLGEKLMLVAEEAARQAGRTLLVLDTDEAGAARRLYGRLGWTEIGTIPRFALMPDGRDCGSTFFYKTIG, encoded by the coding sequence ATGCCGGTTGATGCCATCGTAATCGAAACGCTCACCCCGGAGGCCGCCAGCAACGCCATCCCGGCGCTGGTCGAGATCCTGCGCGACAGCGTCGCGAACGGGGCCTCTGTCGGCTTCATGGCGTGGAATACGCCGGAGGATTACCGCGGCTTCTGGACCGGGGTCATCGACGAGGTTGGCGCTGGCCGCACGGTGCTGCTGATCGCAAAGTTGGCCGGGGAGATCGTCGGCACGGCGCAGCTTCATCTGATCGGCAAACCCAACCAGCCGCACCGCGCCGAGATCGCCAAGGTGCTGGTGCATTCCTGCGCGCGGCGTCAGGGCCTCGGCGAGAAGCTGATGCTTGTGGCCGAAGAGGCCGCGCGGCAGGCGGGACGCACGCTTCTGGTGCTCGACACCGACGAAGCCGGCGCCGCCCGGCGGCTCTATGGCCGCCTCGGCTGGACCGAAATCGGCACGATCCCCCGCTTCGCCCTGATGCCGGACGGCCGCGATTGCGGCTCGACCTTCTTCTACAAGACGATCGGCTAA
- a CDS encoding helix-turn-helix domain-containing protein — protein MEMMDDLELDQRLGARIKALRQSRSLTLDMLAERSGVSRAMISRVERGESSPTAALLDRICAGLGIVLSVLFRDEGHAGPLARRTDQPVWTDPASGYVRRNISPPGTGSGIEIVDVEMPAGGRVLLDAPRSAHRLDQQVWVLAGEMMVTLGGIEHRLAAGDCLQMLLDGPIAYHNPGSVPARYAVVLTTSG, from the coding sequence ATGGAAATGATGGATGACCTCGAACTCGATCAGCGGCTCGGCGCGCGCATCAAGGCGCTGCGCCAGAGCCGCAGCCTGACGCTCGACATGCTGGCCGAACGCTCGGGCGTCAGCCGCGCGATGATCTCACGGGTGGAGCGGGGCGAATCGAGCCCGACGGCCGCGCTGCTGGACCGAATCTGCGCCGGCCTCGGAATTGTTCTCTCGGTCCTGTTTCGCGACGAGGGCCATGCCGGCCCGCTCGCGCGGCGCACCGATCAGCCGGTCTGGACCGATCCGGCCAGCGGCTATGTCCGGCGCAACATCTCTCCCCCAGGAACCGGCTCGGGGATCGAGATCGTCGATGTCGAGATGCCGGCGGGCGGGCGCGTCCTGCTCGACGCACCGCGCAGCGCCCATCGGCTCGACCAGCAGGTCTGGGTTCTGGCCGGCGAGATGATGGTCACGCTTGGTGGCATCGAGCACCGGCTGGCGGCGGGAGATTGCCTGCAGATGCTGCTCGACGGGCCGATCGCCTACCACAACCCCGGCAGCGTGCCCGCCCGCTATGCCGTCGTACTGACCACCTCCGGCTGA